Below is a genomic region from Anoxybacillus flavithermus.
ACAAATGAGATCAACTCCGCTCGGTGCTACGAATCCTCGTGCGATCGCTACTGCCTTAACGGCTTGATTTAATGCACCTGCACCGATCGCCTGAATTTCAGCTGCACCGCGTTCTCTTAACACGCCAGCAAGTGCACCAGCTACAGAATTAGGATTAGACTTTGCTGAAACTTTTAATATTTCCATTTCTAGCTCCTCCTCGTTTCTAACAATTGCTTGTAAAAAACTTATACTGTTTACTATATATTCGCCCTTGTTTGCTCGTATTCCTGCTAATGATATGTATTTTTTCAGAAAAATCTCAAAAGAGGAACTAGTCAAAATACGGGTGATCATCATTAATCATGATTCGCTGAATCGATTTCGTTTTCCCGCTTTTTTCATCTATATCGATAAGCACAGCGTTTAATTGTGCCCGACCTGTAGTGACTTCAAAACGAACCGGCAATCCGGTTAAAAATTTACGTAACACTGCCTCACGATCCACTCCTAAAATCCCATCATAAGGCCCCGTCATACCGACATCGGTAATATACCCCGTTCCGTTTGGCAAAATACGAGAGTCTGCTGTTTGAACGTGTGTATGCGTACCAACGACAGCACTTACTCGCCCATCTAAATACCATCCCATCGCTTGCTTCTCGCTCGTTGCTTCCGCATGAAAATCTACAAGAATGACAGGGGTTCGTGCGACCGCCATCTCTACTAATTCATTTGCTTTTTTAAACGGGCAATCAATCGCTGGCAAAAACGTTCTTCCTTGCAAACTGATGACCGCAACCTCATATCCCTCTACTTGAATAAATACAATTCCTTTTCCAGGTGTACCTGCTGGGAAATTCCCTGGACGAACAAGCACTTTCGCTTGATCAATAAACTCAAATATTTCACGATTATCCCATGCATGATTCCCAAGGGTTACTGCATGCACCCCTATCTCTAAAAAGCGCCGATATATTTTTTCTGTTATCCCTTTCCCACCAGCAGCATTTTCACCGTTGACAACAATCACATGCGGCTTATATTTTGCTTTTAGCTTCGGTACGTATTCATCAACCATTTTTCTTCCCGGTTGTCCTACGACATCACCGATAAATAATAGTTTCATCATATTACCCTTTCTATACCCATGATTTCTATTTTTCAGTTTCGCACAAAACGAAGCGTTTATCAATACGAAAAGCTACTCCAAACGAGGAGTAGCTTTATTTCGCATATTCAACAGCTCGCGTCTCACGGATTACTGTAACTTTAATATGACCTGGATAATCAAGCTCTTCTTCAATGCGCTTGCGAATGTCACGCGCCAAACGATGCGCTTCCAAGTCATCGATCATATCTGGCTTTACCATAATGCGAATTTCGCGTCCAGCCTGAATCGCATACGACTTTTCAACACCTTCATATGATTCAGCGATTTCTTCAAGTTTTTCAAGTCGACGAATATAGTTTTCTAACGTTTCGCTACGGGCACCTGGCCGAGCAGCAGATAATGCGTCTGCAGCAGCAACGAGCACAGCGATAATAGACGTCGGCTCCGTATCACCATGATGGGAAGCAATGCTATTGATAACGACCGGGTGTTCTTTATATTTCGTTGCTAACTCTACCCCAATTTCAACATGGCTTCCTTCTACTTCATGGTCAACAGCTTTTCCGATGTCGTGAAGAAGACCTGCTCGTCTTGCAAGCATTTCATCTTCCCCTAACTCAGCTGCCATCAAACCAGCCAAGTACGCAACTTCCATCGAATGTTTAAGAACATTTTGTCCATAGCTTGTACGGAATTTCAATCGGCCTAAAATTTTAATTAAATCCGGGTGCAATCCGTGAACACCCACTTCGAACGTTGTTTGTTCTCCTACTTCACGAATATGTTCATCCACTTCTCTTCGCGCTTTTTCAACCATCTCTTCAATTCGCGCCGGATGAATACGCCCGTCTTGAACAAGTTTATCTAACGCAATTCGTGCCGTTTCACGACGGATCGGATCAAAGCCTGATAAAATGACTGCTTCCGGCGTGTCGTCAATGATGAGATCAATACCTGTTAACGTTTCCAACGTGCGAATGTTACGTCCTTCGCGTCCAATAATCCGACCCTTCATTTCGTCATTCGGCAAGTTTACAACAGATACGGTCGTTTCGGCAACATGATCAGCAGCACAACGTTGAATGGCAAGCGATAAAATTTCTTTTGCTTTTTTATCGGCTTCTTCCTTCACTTTCGTTTCTGCTTCTTTAACCATGAGCGCGATTTCATGAGAAAGCTCTTTTTCTACACGATCTAAAATGATTTGTCGTGCTTCTTCACGAGTCAAGCTAGAAATACGCTCAAGCTCTGCTTGTTCCTTTCGAACGAGTTCTTCCACTTTGCTTTCCATCTCTTCAATATGCTGTTGTCTTTCATTGAGAGAATTCTCTTTTTTCTCAAGCAACGCTTCTCGTTTGTTTAAAGATTCGTCCTTTCGATCGAGATTCTCTTCCTTTTGTAACAAGCGGTTTTCCTGTTTTTGTAATTCACTTCTTCGTTCGCGAATTTCTCGTTCTGCTTCCACACGAAGTTTGTGAATTTCATCCTTTGCTTCAAGGAGCGCCTCTTTTTTCAATGCGTCTGCTTCTCTTTTCGCTTCTTCAATTATTTGCTTGGCAGCTACTTGTGCACCGCCAATTTTTGCCTCGGCAATGGATTTACGAACAAAAAAGCCAACAACTGCACCGACGACTAGGGCAAGCAAAGCGGAGATGATCGTTTCACCCATTATCCTCACCTCCTCTTGCTATAAATTCGTTACTTCATCAATGTCGGCATGTACATTGCAACCATTCAACATACACTTCAAAATTGTCAAATATACATGTACATTTTAAAGGTGACCTTCCATATTGTCAAGGCTTGTCATTGCGGGAAAGCGCTTCATATGGTTGAATTTTCTAAAACAAAGTAAAAAGAGACACAACGTGCCTCTTTTTACTCTAAGAAGTCTAAATCATCTTCACGTACAGGTGTCGCTGATGCACCTGTCGTAATGCCATAATGTTGGCGAATTTCACGTGCAATTTCTTCCATGATATGTGGATTTTCTTTTAAAAATTGTTTCGCGTTTTCTCGTCCTTGTCCCAGTCTCTCATCTTTGTATGAATACCAAGCACCGCTTTTTTGGATGATGTCGAGTTCAGCACCCATATCAATAATTTCGCCTTCTTTTGAAATCCCTTCCCCATACATAATATCTACATCTGCGGTTTTAAATGGTGGCGCCACTTTATTTTTAACGACTTTAATTTTCGTTTTGTTTCCAACCATGTCGTTACCTTGCTTGATTTGTTCAGCACGACGCACTTCTAAACGAACAGACGCATAAAACTTCAATGCGCGACCACCAGGAGTTGTCTCGGGGTTCCCGAACATAACCCCCACTTTTTCCCTTATTTGGTTAATGAAGATGGCGATTGTTTTCGATTTGTTGATGGCGCCTGATAATTTACGTAGCGCTTGGGACATGAGCCGTGCTTGTAATCCAACGTGAGCATCGCCCATTTCCCCTTCAATTTCTGCTTTCGGAACAAGGGCTGCAACGGAGTCAATAACAATAATGTCAACCGCTCCACTGCGCACAAGCGCTTCAGCAATTTCTAACGCTTGCTCTCCTGTATCAGGCTGTGAAAGCAACAATTCGTCAATATTAACACCTAACTTTTCAGCGTAAACAGGATCTAAAGCGTGTTCTGCATCAATAAACGCCGCTTGACCACCTTGCTTTTGTACTTCAGCAATTGCATGAAGAGCAACTGTCGTTTTACCCGAAGATTCTGGACCATAAATTTCAATAATACGCCCGCGCGGATATCCTCCTACTCCAAGCGCAATATCAAGTGCAAGAGAGCCGCTTGATACAGTCGAAATTTGACGATCTGTTTGCTCTCCTAGCTTCATAATGGAACCTTTTCCAAACTGTTTCTCAATTTGCTTTAACGCCTGTTCTAATGCTGCTTGACGATCGTTCAAAGAAACTCCTCCTTTATACTTGCAAAAAATAAAGCAGTGACTGCTACTTATTACTATACATGTTTTCTGTTTATTTGCCAAGAAAAAAACGAATAGATGTTCGTAAATCAATGCAACAATTGTAGTAAATAATAACAACCATATTTTGCAGTACGCATCCGAATGGCTTGACGATCACCGGATAATGTAAGTGCAAACGTTTTTGTCCCTCGTTCTGTGGCAATCCCTATCCATACTGTTCCTACTGGCTTCCCTTCCAAATCGTCCGGTCCTGCGACGCCTGTAAAGCTTATACCGATATCACTTCGACAAAGTTTTCGAACATTTTCCGCCAACGATTGTGCACATCGTTCGCTCACTGCCCCCTCTGTTTGTAATATTTCTTTCGGCACATGAAGCACATTTTCCTTTATTTCATTTGTATAACATACAACCCCTCCTGCTATGACAGAAGAAGCTGTCGGAAGAGCAGTCATTTCCTTTAAAAACAACCCCCCCGTTAAGCTTTCAGCAACAGCAAGTGTCTTATGCTTTTCTTTTAACGTAGCTAACAGTTTGCTAAACAACGTTTCATCATTGTAACCGTAAAAATAAGGGCGAACACGCGCTAAAATATTTTCCTCTACCTCGTCAATCAGCCGCTTCGCTTCTTCTTCACGTTCATGCTTTGCTGTCAAGCGGAGAGTCACTTCACCGTCAGACGCAAGTGGAGCAATCGTTGGATTCGTTTGCGCATCGATCAAATCTTCAATTTCTGTTTCTAGCTGTGATTCCCCGATATGAAAGAAGCGAAGAACACGTGAAACAATTTTTTCGCGGACGTGACGTTTTTGCAATAAAAAAGGACGTCCATATTTCATGAACATCGGTTGCATTTCTTTTGGCGGCCCCGGAAGAAGCATATACGTCACCTGATCAACAACAAGTGCCATTCCAGGAGCCATCCCATGTTCATTTTTTAACACGTGACTTCCTTCTAACACAAGCGCCTGTTTTCGATTGTTTGGGGACATCGGACGATTTGTTTTTGAAAAATAATCACAAATGGATTGCCATGCTTCTTCGTCTAAAACGAGCGATTTATTTAACATCTTTGCAATCGTTTCTTTTGTTAAATCATCTTTCGTCGGTCCAAGTCCCCCCGTAAAAATAATCAAATTCGAGCGTTGCTTTGCTACTTCAATCGCATGTGTAAGCCTTTGAGGATTATCTCCAACAACCGTATGGTAATATACATCTATCCCTATTTCAGCTAATTGTTGAGATAAAAATTGAGCATTTGTATTTGCAATTTGGCCAAGTAAAAGCTCCGAGCCAACGGCGATAATTTCTGCCTTCATCTTTCTCCCATCCCCTTTTCATTTACTTCGAATGACGAAATGCGTGTTGATTTTTAATAAAATAATCCCATCCTGACCAAATCGTGAAAACAAGTGCAACCCACAATGAAATGTCCGCAAACGGAAACGACAGAAGGGAAAAAGGAAGATTGTGCAAAAGAAGGGCGGCGATCGCTACAATTTGCGTCCACGTTTTAATTTTTCCAAGCATGTTCGCTGCCACCACTTCCCCTTCCCCTGCTAACACAAGCCTCAATCCGGTTACCGCAAATTCACGACTAATAATAACAATGACCATCCACGCTGGCGCCAAATCCAATTGAACGAGTGCAATGAGCGCAGCCGATACAAGCAATTTATCTGCAAGCGGGTCAAGAAATTTCCCTAAATTTGTTACTAACCCATATTTTCGTGCATAGTATCCATCAATCCAGTCTGTTGTTGATGCAATAATAAAAATAAGCGCAGCAACAGCGTGTGTCATCGGCAATTGCTCTGTTCCGATTTGAATCATACCTAGGTCAATCGGTGCCAAGAGGAAAATTAGGAAAAAAGGAATAAGTAGCATTCGTGCAATTGTAATTTGATTCGGTATATTCACAGTACTAACCTCCAACACGTCATACAACATTATTGTTTTTTGTAGATGATTGTAATATCTTGACGCACGTGATCACTTGGATTAACAGGGTATTGAAGTGTTTGTCCATTTATTTTCACTTCTGTATTTAATGTTTGACCGATGACTAATAAAACTTCTGTTTCGTTCGTCAAATCGAACGTTTCAGCTTGATTAGCATACATCATTTTGCGCGTGAATGCTTTTCCTTTTCCGTTTTTCACTTCAATCCACGCATCACCTTTTGTTGCAATGTCAATGATCAACTGTTCCGCCATGACTTCAAGCGTTGATTTTCGACCATTCGTGTCCACTACTTTAACCATTGCTGCCGATGGTTGCTCTTGTTGCTCTTTCTCTTTTTCTGGTTGTTGTTCGTTTTGTTTTTCAGGTTGTTGTTCGTTCACCTGCTCAGATTGCTCAAATTCTGTCTTTTCATTTATCACTTGCTCTTGCGGTTGTTCATCCACCGTTCGGCTTTGAAAGAAAAACCAAAGTACAACCGCTACCCCGACAGCTAACGTACCGATTAAAATTTTTGGGAGGATATCAAGTACTTTCTCACCTTGTTCTGATAATTGTCGCGATTTGACACGCGACAACTCGCCAGGAAGTTCTTCTTGCTGGGCATTTGGAATTTCGTTTGCGTATTGTTCAAACAGCTCATCAGGATCAAGGCCGACCGCTTCAGCATACTGACGAATAAACGCGCGAACATAAAACTTCCCGGGCATAATCACATAATTTCCTTGTTCAATTGCGATCAAATATCGCTTTTGAATTTTAGTGATTTCTTGTAAATCATCTAAGCTCATATTACGTTGTTCTCTCGCTTCTTTTAAACGCTTCCCTAACTCTGTCAACGGAAACACCTTCCATCTTTAAAAGTCGATATTTGAAAAACCGTCGTTGCCGAAGAAAGAAGATTGGTCAACAAGATCGTACGTAATTTCCTCGTCTGCATCATGACGCAATTCAATAATATAATCAAAATCATCCAGTTTGTATTCTGTATGCCTTACAAAAATATCGGGATGTTCAATCACTTTCGTTGCTGGCAAACGCATTAACTCACGAATCAGTTGCCAATGTCGCTCGTTTGAACGACGCGTCGAAACAATCCCGTCAATAATAAAAACATTATTTTCGCTATATTCGTCTTCGATTAACTGGCTACGAATCGTCTGTTTAATTAATGTGGAAGAAACGAATAGCCAACGCTTGTTTGCACACACGCTCGCAGCTACGATGGATTCCGTTTTTCCAACACGCGGCATACCACGAATGCCAATTAACTTGTGACCTTCTTGTTTAAATAACTCGGCCATAAAATCGACAAGCAATCCTAATTCGTCACGAACGAACCGGAACGTTTTTTTATCGTCGGCATCACGCTGAATATAACGCCCATGCCGAACGGCGAGACGGTCGCGCAACTTCGGCTCGCGCAACTTCGTCACCGTGATATCTTCCATCGTTGCCAAAATGGATTGTAGCCGTTCAATTTGCTCATGGCTTTTGCATAACAAAAGCATCCCTCGACGTGAATCGTCCACTCCGTTAATGGTGATGATGTTGATGGACAACATACCAAGGAGCGATGCAATATCCCCTAACAATCCCGGACGATTGATATGTATTTCATATTCTAAATACCATTCTTTCTTTTCCATATACCCCTTCTCCCCTTTACGTTACACGATACGATCCTAAAGCAACGCTTTGTCGAAACACGCATGTATGTTTATTTTACCATCTGAATGCGAGAATGAAAAGGACAGACAACCGTTTTTTGTGAACGGATAAACATAGTAAAACAAGCTGGCGAATGTCACCAGCTTGCTTATATCGCTCGCTTATTTATTTTGCACAAGCTTAAT
It encodes:
- a CDS encoding helix-turn-helix domain-containing protein, with translation MFPLTELGKRLKEAREQRNMSLDDLQEITKIQKRYLIAIEQGNYVIMPGKFYVRAFIRQYAEAVGLDPDELFEQYANEIPNAQQEELPGELSRVKSRQLSEQGEKVLDILPKILIGTLAVGVAVVLWFFFQSRTVDEQPQEQVINEKTEFEQSEQVNEQQPEKQNEQQPEKEKEQQEQPSAAMVKVVDTNGRKSTLEVMAEQLIIDIATKGDAWIEVKNGKGKAFTRKMMYANQAETFDLTNETEVLLVIGQTLNTEVKINGQTLQYPVNPSDHVRQDITIIYKKQ
- a CDS encoding DNA recombination/repair protein RecA, whose amino-acid sequence is MNDRQAALEQALKQIEKQFGKGSIMKLGEQTDRQISTVSSGSLALDIALGVGGYPRGRIIEIYGPESSGKTTVALHAIAEVQKQGGQAAFIDAEHALDPVYAEKLGVNIDELLLSQPDTGEQALEIAEALVRSGAVDIIVIDSVAALVPKAEIEGEMGDAHVGLQARLMSQALRKLSGAINKSKTIAIFINQIREKVGVMFGNPETTPGGRALKFYASVRLEVRRAEQIKQGNDMVGNKTKIKVVKNKVAPPFKTADVDIMYGEGISKEGEIIDMGAELDIIQKSGAWYSYKDERLGQGRENAKQFLKENPHIMEEIAREIRQHYGITTGASATPVREDDLDFLE
- a CDS encoding stage V sporulation protein S, translated to MEILKVSAKSNPNSVAGALAGVLRERGAAEIQAIGAGALNQAVKAVAIARGFVAPSGVDLICIPAFTDIQIDGEERTAIKLIVEPR
- a CDS encoding CDP-diacylglycerol--glycerol-3-phosphate 3-phosphatidyltransferase; this encodes MNIPNQITIARMLLIPFFLIFLLAPIDLGMIQIGTEQLPMTHAVAALIFIIASTTDWIDGYYARKYGLVTNLGKFLDPLADKLLVSAALIALVQLDLAPAWMVIVIISREFAVTGLRLVLAGEGEVVAANMLGKIKTWTQIVAIAALLLHNLPFSLLSFPFADISLWVALVFTIWSGWDYFIKNQHAFRHSK
- a CDS encoding ribonuclease Y, with translation MGETIISALLALVVGAVVGFFVRKSIAEAKIGGAQVAAKQIIEEAKREADALKKEALLEAKDEIHKLRVEAEREIRERRSELQKQENRLLQKEENLDRKDESLNKREALLEKKENSLNERQQHIEEMESKVEELVRKEQAELERISSLTREEARQIILDRVEKELSHEIALMVKEAETKVKEEADKKAKEILSLAIQRCAADHVAETTVSVVNLPNDEMKGRIIGREGRNIRTLETLTGIDLIIDDTPEAVILSGFDPIRRETARIALDKLVQDGRIHPARIEEMVEKARREVDEHIREVGEQTTFEVGVHGLHPDLIKILGRLKFRTSYGQNVLKHSMEVAYLAGLMAAELGEDEMLARRAGLLHDIGKAVDHEVEGSHVEIGVELATKYKEHPVVINSIASHHGDTEPTSIIAVLVAAADALSAARPGARSETLENYIRRLEKLEEIAESYEGVEKSYAIQAGREIRIMVKPDMIDDLEAHRLARDIRKRIEEELDYPGHIKVTVIRETRAVEYAK
- a CDS encoding metallophosphoesterase gives rise to the protein MKLLFIGDVVGQPGRKMVDEYVPKLKAKYKPHVIVVNGENAAGGKGITEKIYRRFLEIGVHAVTLGNHAWDNREIFEFIDQAKVLVRPGNFPAGTPGKGIVFIQVEGYEVAVISLQGRTFLPAIDCPFKKANELVEMAVARTPVILVDFHAEATSEKQAMGWYLDGRVSAVVGTHTHVQTADSRILPNGTGYITDVGMTGPYDGILGVDREAVLRKFLTGLPVRFEVTTGRAQLNAVLIDIDEKSGKTKSIQRIMINDDHPYFD
- a CDS encoding competence/damage-inducible protein A, giving the protein MKAEIIAVGSELLLGQIANTNAQFLSQQLAEIGIDVYYHTVVGDNPQRLTHAIEVAKQRSNLIIFTGGLGPTKDDLTKETIAKMLNKSLVLDEEAWQSICDYFSKTNRPMSPNNRKQALVLEGSHVLKNEHGMAPGMALVVDQVTYMLLPGPPKEMQPMFMKYGRPFLLQKRHVREKIVSRVLRFFHIGESQLETEIEDLIDAQTNPTIAPLASDGEVTLRLTAKHEREEEAKRLIDEVEENILARVRPYFYGYNDETLFSKLLATLKEKHKTLAVAESLTGGLFLKEMTALPTASSVIAGGVVCYTNEIKENVLHVPKEILQTEGAVSERCAQSLAENVRKLCRSDIGISFTGVAGPDDLEGKPVGTVWIGIATERGTKTFALTLSGDRQAIRMRTAKYGCYYLLQLLH